Proteins encoded in a region of the Streptomyces sp. NBC_00289 genome:
- a CDS encoding pRL2-8 produces MASAKALNPPKGQCRQCWLHAYDSRAQHKHLAPREDCPACVSHMGGKCPDSMIVR; encoded by the coding sequence ATGGCGAGCGCGAAGGCTCTGAACCCGCCGAAGGGTCAGTGCCGCCAGTGCTGGCTTCACGCCTACGACAGCCGGGCCCAGCACAAGCACCTCGCCCCGCGCGAGGACTGCCCGGCCTGCGTGTCCCACATGGGCGGCAAGTGCCCCGACTCGATGATCGTGAGGTGA